The Oncorhynchus nerka isolate Pitt River linkage group LG15, Oner_Uvic_2.0, whole genome shotgun sequence genome contains the following window.
GCTTAGGCCCTGAGGTTATGGATAGCTGGGCTGCCCTCTGTCACAGAGAGAATGATGTATGGCCGTTTACTGCCGCCATTCATTACCCCAAACACGGTCATTACAAGCAACAGTCAACCACAGGGTTGATGGAACGTTCAGGGCTGAACCCTCCCCGCCGACGCTTTGAACTCCGCTGGCTCTTTATGACATCACAGTGGGGTGTAGGCTAATGACTGGCGGAGAGCGGAGGGACGGGGAGAATATGGATCGGAGTGAGTGGCAACCCAGCCGGCCCAGCCCCCAGCTCAACTGACCCGTCCCAATTCCCAAACCCTTGACCCCATGCATTTACCCACAACAGTTGAACATTCTCAACAGTTTCCCAAACAGAACCAGTTATAGGCCTACATCCAGAAGTACCAGGTTTTGGTGAGAGAAACACCCTGATTCCAACCTAACAGATAATACACTATATCTTATAGATTGCATTGAAGACACAACATGGTggggatagagttaaacacagCCAAACATTCTGCTGGTTGTAGCATTAAAGACACAACATGGTggggatagagttaaacacagCCAAACATTCTGCTGGTTGTAGCATTAAAGACACAACATGGTggggatagagttaaacacagCCAAACATTCTGCTGGTTGTAGCATTAAAGACACAACATGGTggggatagagttaaacacagCCAAACATTCTGCTGGTTGTAGCATTGAAGACACAACATGGTGAGGATAGAGTTAAACACAGCCAAACATTCTGCTGGTTGTAGCATTGAAGACACAACATGGTGAGGATAGAGTTAAACACAGCCAAACATTCTGCTGGTTGTAGCATTAAAGACACAACATGGTggggatagagttaaacacagCCAAACATTCTGCTTGTTGTAGCATTAAAGACACAACATGGTggggatagagttaaacacagCCAAACATTCTGCTTGTTGTAGCATTAAAGACACAACATGGTGAGGATAGAGTTAAACACAGCCAAACATTCTGCTGGTTGTAGCATTAAAGACACAACATGGTggggatagagttaaacacagCCAAACATTCTGCTGGTTGTAGCATTAAAGACACAACATGGTGAGGATAGAGTTAAACACAGCCAAACATTCTGCTGGTTGTAGCATTAAAGACACAACATGGTggggatagagttaaacacagCCAAACATTCTGCTTGTTGTAGCATTAAAGACACAACATGGTggggatagagttaaacacagCCAAACATTCTGCTGGTTGTAGCATTAAAGACACAACATGGTggggatagagttaaacacagCCAAACATTCTGCTTGTTGTAGCATTAAAGACACAACATGGTGAGGATAGAGTTAAACACAGCCAAACATTATGCTGGTTGTAGCATTAAAGACACAACATGGTggggatagagttaaacacagCCAAACATTATGCTGGTTGTAGCATTAAAGACACAACATGGTggggatagagttaaacacagCCAAACATTATGCTGGTTGTAGCATTAAAGACACAACATGGTggggatagagttaaacacagCCAAACATTATGCTGGTTGTAGCATTAAAGACACAACATGGTggggatagagttaaacacagCCAAACATTCTGCTGGTTGTAGCATTAAAGACACAACATGGTggggatagagttaaacacagCCAAACATTATGCTGGTTGTAGCATTAAAGACACAACATGGTggggatagagttaaacacagCCAAACATTCTGCTGGTTGTAGCATTAAAGACACAACATGGTGAGGATAGAGTTAAACACAGCCAAACATTATGCTGGTTGTAGCATTAAAGACACAACATGGTggggatagagttaaacacagCCAAACATTCTGCTGGTTGTAGCATTAAAGACACAACATGGTGAGGATAGAGTTAAACACAGCCAAACATTCTGCTGGTTGTAGCATTAAAGACACAACATGGTggggatagagttaaacacagCCAAACATTCTGCTGGTTGTAGCATTAAAGACACAACATGGTGAGGATAGAGTTAAACACAGCCAAACATTCTGCTTGTTGTAGCATTAAAGACACAACATGGTggggatagagttaaacacagCCAAACATTCTGCTTGTTGTAGCATTAAAGACACAACATGGTggggatagagttaaacacagCCAAACATTCTGCTTGTTGTAGCATTAAAGACACAACATGGTGGGGATAGAGTTAAAGAGTTGCTCAATCTGTGCCTGTTGTTCAGTGTGATATTTACAGTAGTCCGTGGCCAATGTCAGACGTCTCCTGAAAAGTGCATTCCACCAAGACAGGCCCAGCTGGGATGCTATTTAGCAGGTTGCCTTGGAGATGGAGGGGaatggcagagggagagagagagagggagagggagagggagggaagcgagggagaaaaaagaaagaaaggaagtTTAACTTTCTTTCATCTCTTGTCACATCACAAGTGACATCTACTCAAcaacctctctctttcactgacATGATCGTGACATATATTCCTCTGAAATCCCTTTCAGAGTCTTACTTGCTACTTCTCATGCCAATGCGCAGCACTTTACTGGTGGTGTTAGTGAATAGGAGAAGACGGCCCAAGCTGATAGTTCAAAATAACATGGTGTAAAAAGATCTCTATGCAATGCACACCCAACAAACTTCCACAGAATAAAGGTAtttaaataatataatataaaaaaatctgaataCACACATTTGCTACCAGAACTCAAACAGTGAGTGAATAGTCTTCTTCTCTTTTCAGGAGACAGCCCAACCCAAACCTAGCACCTTTCAGTCCTTATCAATATCATGTCAATATCAAACTCGACTGGTCAGTCTGCTCAGTAGTGGTCCATCTTACAACTACACAAAACACGGTCTGACCTGATCTTGACCTCTCACTGCAGATGGGACAATGTAATTCTCCCCCTATTATCTGTGGTGAGTGCTATCCAGGATCCTTGAgacgtccctaccctaaaccttaacccctacctttACCCTAACCTTTTAAATATAAATTTCAATGGGTACGGCCATCCCAAGGATTGCAGATATCACAGACCTATTATCTATCTGTGTCTTCTTTTGTTGACCTTTCACCCCTCATCCCTTCACTGGCCTTATGTCCATTCCGTGCAGTCAAATCCATGGTGAGATTAGATTGGATTAAATGTGATGGTTGCCATGGTGACGGGCCCCCATCTTGAGTTTAGATGTGAGGCTGCTTCACGTCAAGGTTGTCTGTTATTGGCAGGATCATTTTACAGGTTGTGGGAAAAGGTCTGCAGCATTGTCACATGGATCTGCGGTATTTTAGGTCATTGTCAATAGCATTGGTTTTGACTGGGATGGATTATTTGTGGCAAAGTATCGCCATCTAGTGTTTGGAATGGGAGGTGACAGTGAGTTGAAAACAAGGAAGAGCATTCAGTACATTTAGAGCAGTGGTGAAAAAAgttctcaaatcaaattgtatttgtcacatgtgccgaatacaacaggctgCTGCtgcactctgttattatctatcatagtcactttaataactctacctacatgtacatattacctcaattatctcaACACCAGTGCACCAttgcacattgactctataccgataccccctgtatagagccccgctattgttatttactgctgctctttaattatttgttaatcttatctcttacttttttttaggtattttcttaaaaatgcgttgttggttaagggctctgttgtacctgttgtaaatcactcaaataaaaataaaagtcacccagtaaaatactacttgagtaaaagtctaaaagtatttcgTTTTAAATGTGTtgcttaaatatacttaagtatcaaaacttaaagtataaatcatttcaaattccttaaaccaattttatttgtattttttttaaatttacggatagccagcggcacactccaacacagacatcatttacaaacaaaccatttgtgtttagtgaacccaccagatcagaggcagtagggatgaccaggcatattttcttgataagtgcatgagtGCATGAATCGgacatgagcctgtcctcctatagctcctcccaccagcctggATTAGAGCCACCATGCCCAGAAAGGACTCTTTGGTTTAGATATTACAGTAAGACCATTTTTTAACTGATCCGCTTGTTACCATAACCAGTGTCCTCTTAAAGCACAATTTCAAAACAGCATTAAGCTTCATGTCCAAGACCTTTGGTTTCATTGAAAGTATCAAATCTTTCTCACCAAACAGCTATAGTCAACCTGTTTGCTTTTATCACATCTGAAAATATTTTACCTAAAGGTTTACTCATTTATGCCTTTGGCTGTTTATTGCCCCAAGTCGTTGATTGGCCAGATTTATACAAAACATTCATGTTTTATATTACTGCTATTCATGTTTTATATTACTGCCATTGTACAAAGTACAGATTCCTAGGCGAGACGTCAAAAACCTGTCAGTACTTGAGAACTGCTGGTAAAAGGTAGTTGAAGGGGCATTTGAAGTGAATGTGGTTTGGTTGATTCAATATGAAAAACCCATCTGGTGAGTTTAGTTCTGTATATTATTTTGCTCTAAATATAAAGATATAAGATGCACACGATTACTGGCCTAGTCAAAACGGCATGCTCTTTCCTTGGCTCAGACTTATGTTGACAATGTATCGTACACAAGCTGACAACCATTATAATGTTTGCTTTATGTTTTTAATGTGTAAAAGTCAAGTCTAAACAGTGTTCAGATTACCCCTGGCAGACAACTTGTATAATATTCCATCCTTAATAGCACTAAATCCTTCCCTCTTTTGTGTCCAGAACGTACATTGGTTGTCATCGGCAACCCTGGAGCTATATCATGGGCTGCCCTGGAAGGAGGCGAAGAGAAGCCCCTGGGGACCACCAGACTCTGGGTTACTACAGGCACCATCTCAGGACGCCCCCTCTCTGTGGTAAACATGCCTGGTGCAGTAACCACCACCCAGAGCCAGGGGGCGCTACAGGTGAGTGTGGTGTGGCATCGTCTGCTGTGCTTGTGTCTGCCTTGTCATGCTGTGCTTGTGTCTGCCTTGACacacgtcccaaggatcccagatagcaaGGACCCATGTTTTTGTGTCTGCTGTTTGTCTGTTTTGGATTTCTCTGTTGTTGTTTCTTGTTCTTATTTATGTTTTTCTCTGTAGAGTGTGTTGAGACTGGGGGAATCTCAATTGTACATCCTTGATTCCACCTGTCACATCCCCTTGCCTCGTTCTGAAAATACATTGGAGGAACACCAGATCTTCTGCTTCAATCTGCTttgagaaggagacaaggagggaggacGTGAGGAATAAAGGAAATATCATTGAGATTTACCCACTGTGAAAGGCACTTCAAATAAATTGTGACAACTTATCTACAGGACTGGGCTATGgagtgtctgtccctgtctgagtgttCCAAGGGGATCCACTCTTTCCTCCTGGTGGCGCCGTTGGGTCATCTCACAgagcaggagagaagaggggctCAATGCATCCGAAGGATGTTCGGAGAGAAGGCCCATGGCTTCACTCAGGTCCTCTTTACCTACGAGCTGGAGCAGAAGGATAGTCTTGAGGATctactgaaggagagagaggccaAGAGGCTGATTGAGGAGTGCGGGGGACGTTTTCACGTCTGCCCAAAGAGCATTGGTAAAGAGCTGGAAGTCACAGGGTTACTGGGGAAGGTCGACTCCATTTTGGATCAGGGCA
Protein-coding sequences here:
- the LOC115116351 gene encoding GTPase IMAP family member 4-like encodes the protein MKNPSERTLVVIGNPGAISWAALEGGEEKPLGTTRLWVTTGTISGRPLSVVNMPGAVTTTQSQGALQDWAMECLSLSECSKGIHSFLLVAPLGHLTEQERRGAQCIRRMFGEKAHGFTQVLFTYELEQKDSLEDLLKEREAKRLIEECGGRFHVCPKSIGKELEVTGLLGKVDSILDQGTDPCYTVEMHQEAQPLLVEFREQLKGLLDGFIRLKERINERERMQVNVENLEHRIFREKLARLQDELLLKQMEKERDSGMEVEALSFIYELDRLVDKLALKRVRAVEEDHKSREDVQRFREELGRMVDEMVTNQKHKHRQMCREKGEEEWELQNFREQLERLKNYMKKTEKRGDR